Proteins encoded together in one Polaribacter reichenbachii window:
- a CDS encoding anhydro-N-acetylmuramic acid kinase, translating to MMINEIFAIGVMSGTSLDGVDLVYVKFDKNDYRNFEILNSETVSYSKNWKQVLQNAIHSSEKELNELDLNYGRLLGDIINDFINNNAIVNIDFIASHGHTILHQPEKGITLQIGNGNEIAKITKQKVVCDFRTQDVKLGGQGAPLVPIGDEIMFSNYDFCLNLGGFSNISFKKDDKRIAFDICPVNIVLNFYANKLGFEFDKSGEIAKSGTINHQLLAELNALEFYQKIPPKSLGLEWVQQNIFPLIDQLEQDVPSVLGTFTAHIATQISSIVKGSASVLYTGGGVFNTFLMQEIACYTNVKIGLPDNKLIHFKEALIFAFLGLLKIDNQVNCLASVTGAKKDHSSGVIFNA from the coding sequence ATGATGATAAACGAAATTTTTGCTATTGGTGTAATGTCTGGAACATCTTTAGATGGAGTAGATTTAGTTTATGTAAAGTTTGATAAAAATGATTACAGAAATTTTGAGATTTTAAATTCTGAAACTGTAAGTTATTCTAAAAATTGGAAACAGGTTTTACAAAATGCAATTCATAGTTCTGAAAAAGAACTGAATGAATTGGATTTGAATTATGGACGACTCTTGGGTGATATTATAAATGATTTTATAAACAATAATGCAATTGTAAATATTGATTTTATAGCTTCTCATGGACATACAATTTTACATCAACCAGAAAAGGGAATTACACTACAGATTGGTAATGGAAATGAAATTGCAAAAATTACAAAACAGAAAGTGGTTTGCGATTTTAGAACCCAAGATGTAAAATTGGGTGGGCAAGGAGCTCCTTTGGTTCCTATTGGAGATGAAATAATGTTTTCTAACTATGATTTTTGTTTAAATCTAGGTGGCTTTTCAAATATTTCTTTTAAAAAGGATGATAAAAGAATTGCTTTTGATATTTGTCCTGTAAATATTGTTTTAAATTTTTATGCCAATAAATTGGGATTTGAGTTTGATAAATCTGGAGAAATAGCAAAATCAGGAACCATAAACCATCAGCTTTTAGCTGAATTAAACGCGCTAGAATTTTATCAAAAAATACCACCAAAATCCTTAGGGTTAGAGTGGGTGCAACAAAATATTTTTCCGTTAATTGATCAATTAGAACAAGATGTGCCTTCTGTTTTAGGGACCTTTACAGCTCACATTGCTACGCAAATTAGTTCAATTGTTAAAGGTAGTGCTTCAGTTTTGTATACAGGAGGTGGTGTTTTTAATACTTTTTTAATGCAAGAGATTGCGTGTTATACAAATGTTAAAATTGGTTTGCCAGATAACAAATTAATTCACTTTAAAGAAGCTTTAATTTTTGCGTTTTTAGGTTTGTTAAAGATTGATAATCAGGTAAATTGCTTGGCGAGTGTTACGGGGGCAAAAAAAGACCACTCCTCTGGGGTTATTTTTAACGCTTAG
- a CDS encoding Glu/Leu/Phe/Val dehydrogenase dimerization domain-containing protein, with the protein MKELLKIYENKQPEIVFHWKDQESEAEGWTVINSLRGGAAGGGTRMRKGLNMNEVLSLAKTMEVKFTVSGPAIGGAKSGINFDPNDPRKRGVLERWYKAVTPLLKHYYGTGGDLNVDADKDVIPITESCGVWHPQEGIFNGHFKPSEADKINRIGQLRMGVIKVIEDEAFSPDLSRKYTVADMLTGYGVAEAVKHYYNIYGGEIKDKRAIVQGFGNVGAAAAYYLTKLGAKVVGIIDKDGGLINEEGFTKQEMTNLFLSKDGNKLSAKNMISFDEINEKIWGLSAEIFVPAAASRLVSQDQVQQMIDAGLEVISPGANVPFADKEIFFGPIMEYTDNHLSLLPDFISNCGIARVFAYLMEAKIELPMQDKAIFNDTSNIIKKALQKTFKKSAAKTKICSTAFEIALKQLI; encoded by the coding sequence ATGAAAGAATTATTAAAAATATACGAAAATAAACAACCTGAAATCGTTTTTCATTGGAAAGACCAAGAAAGTGAAGCAGAAGGCTGGACAGTAATCAACTCGTTAAGAGGAGGAGCTGCAGGAGGTGGAACTAGAATGAGAAAAGGGTTGAATATGAATGAGGTTTTGTCTTTAGCAAAGACAATGGAGGTAAAGTTCACAGTCTCTGGGCCAGCAATTGGTGGAGCAAAATCGGGTATTAATTTCGATCCTAACGATCCTAGAAAAAGAGGAGTTTTAGAGCGTTGGTATAAGGCAGTTACTCCGCTTTTAAAACATTATTATGGTACTGGAGGTGATTTAAATGTAGATGCAGATAAAGATGTAATTCCGATTACAGAAAGTTGTGGCGTTTGGCATCCGCAAGAAGGTATTTTTAATGGGCACTTTAAACCTTCTGAGGCTGATAAGATAAATAGAATTGGTCAATTACGTATGGGCGTAATTAAAGTGATAGAAGATGAAGCGTTTTCGCCAGATTTATCAAGAAAATATACTGTAGCAGATATGTTAACTGGTTATGGTGTGGCAGAAGCTGTAAAACATTATTACAATATTTACGGAGGCGAAATTAAAGACAAAAGAGCCATTGTACAGGGATTTGGAAATGTAGGTGCAGCAGCAGCTTATTACTTAACAAAATTAGGTGCAAAGGTTGTTGGAATTATTGATAAAGATGGAGGTTTAATAAACGAAGAAGGTTTTACAAAACAAGAAATGACTAATTTATTTTTATCAAAAGATGGAAATAAATTATCAGCAAAAAATATGATTTCTTTTGATGAAATTAACGAGAAAATATGGGGGTTATCAGCAGAAATATTTGTTCCTGCTGCAGCATCTCGATTGGTTTCTCAAGATCAAGTGCAACAAATGATAGATGCTGGTTTAGAAGTAATATCGCCAGGAGCTAATGTTCCTTTTGCGGATAAAGAAATTTTCTTTGGTCCAATTATGGAGTATACAGACAATCATTTAAGCTTGTTGCCAGATTTTATTTCTAATTGCGGTATTGCTAGAGTTTTTGCTTATTTAATGGAAGCAAAAATAGAATTGCCAATGCAAGATAAAGCCATATTTAACGATACATCAAACATTATTAAAAAAGCCCTTCAAAAAACATTTAAAAAGAGTGCCGCGAAAACAAAAATTTGTTCTACAGCATTCGAAATAGCATTGAAACAATTAATCTAA
- the nhaD gene encoding sodium:proton antiporter NhaD, whose protein sequence is MESVIIIVFVMGYLAITLEHNLKLDKLIPALVMMAVCWALVALGVDNFTNWFDSANHGLVDGFASMGHEDKLHLVEETLLHHLGKTAEILVFLLGAMTIVEIIDYFDGFSTIKGYVNFKSKKKLLWMFAILAFVLSAIIDNLTATIVLISILQKIVKTRDDRIWFAGLIIIAANAGGAFSPIGDVTTTMLWIGDKVSTGMLFTYLFLPSLLCMVVPTFIATFLPAFKGEIDFDENEVEKPKSQHSATMLYLGLGAILFVPVFKTVTHLPPYVGMMLSLGIVATFAEIYSNSKFALSKVEGEQAQEHEAEAHHSPVHASLSKIEMPSILFFLGILMAVAALESLGILFNFADSLKQGIPLIGSELDGTVVSDLVVLLLGIGSAVIDNVPLVAASLGMFSEGLDNPLWHFIAFSAGTGGSMLIIGSAAGVVAMGMEKIDFFWYLKKISWLALIGFLVGSLSFVLLRAFI, encoded by the coding sequence ATGGAATCAGTAATAATTATTGTATTTGTAATGGGATATTTGGCCATTACGTTAGAGCACAATTTAAAATTAGACAAGTTAATTCCTGCCCTGGTCATGATGGCAGTTTGTTGGGCTCTGGTGGCACTTGGCGTAGATAATTTTACCAATTGGTTCGATTCTGCAAATCACGGTTTAGTAGATGGTTTTGCGTCTATGGGGCATGAAGATAAATTACATTTAGTTGAAGAAACTTTATTGCATCATTTAGGAAAAACAGCAGAAATTTTAGTTTTCCTATTAGGTGCAATGACTATTGTAGAAATTATCGATTATTTCGATGGTTTCTCTACAATTAAAGGGTATGTAAACTTTAAAAGTAAAAAGAAACTTTTATGGATGTTTGCTATTCTTGCTTTTGTTTTATCAGCAATTATCGATAATTTAACAGCAACAATTGTATTGATTTCTATTTTACAGAAAATTGTTAAAACAAGAGATGATAGAATCTGGTTTGCAGGTTTAATTATTATTGCAGCCAATGCAGGTGGTGCTTTTTCACCAATTGGAGATGTTACAACAACAATGCTTTGGATTGGAGATAAAGTAAGTACAGGTATGTTATTTACCTATTTATTTTTACCATCATTATTATGTATGGTGGTTCCTACTTTTATTGCAACTTTTTTACCTGCATTTAAAGGAGAAATTGATTTTGATGAAAACGAAGTAGAAAAACCTAAAAGTCAGCATAGTGCAACGATGTTATATTTAGGATTAGGAGCTATTTTATTTGTACCAGTTTTTAAAACAGTTACGCATTTACCACCTTATGTTGGTATGATGTTATCTTTAGGTATTGTAGCAACGTTTGCAGAAATTTACAGTAATTCTAAATTTGCTTTATCAAAAGTAGAAGGTGAGCAAGCGCAAGAACACGAAGCAGAAGCACATCATAGTCCTGTACACGCTTCTTTGTCTAAAATAGAAATGCCAAGTATCTTATTTTTCTTAGGAATTTTAATGGCAGTTGCAGCTTTAGAATCATTAGGAATTTTATTTAATTTTGCTGATAGTTTAAAACAAGGAATTCCTTTAATTGGTTCTGAGTTAGATGGTACAGTAGTTTCTGATTTAGTAGTTTTACTATTAGGTATTGGTTCTGCAGTTATTGATAATGTACCATTGGTTGCAGCTAGTTTAGGAATGTTCTCAGAAGGTTTAGATAATCCTTTATGGCATTTTATCGCATTTTCTGCAGGTACTGGAGGTTCTATGTTAATTATTGGTTCTGCTGCTGGAGTTGTAGCAATGGGAATGGAAAAAATAGATTTCTTTTGGTATTTGAAAAAAATATCTTGGTTAGCTTTAATAGGATTTTTAGTTGGATCTTTATCATTTGTTTTACTAAGAGCGTTTATTTAA
- a CDS encoding MotA/TolQ/ExbB proton channel family protein, whose protein sequence is MISFFQENKDLLEEAVQEEKTLSIYKLIMDGGLGGQIIIALLFVLLAVALYIYFERFFAIKSASKVDKNFMNQIKDFVSNGNLESANALCKSKNTPTARLIGKGISRIGKPLDDINTAIETAGKLEVYQLEKNVSVLATIAGAAPMIGFLGTVIGMIIAIHEIANAGGQIDIKMLSDGLYTAMTTTVAGLIVGIIAYITYNHLVVRTNKVVYQMEAKSVEFLDLLNEPV, encoded by the coding sequence ATGATTTCATTTTTTCAAGAAAATAAAGACTTATTAGAAGAAGCTGTACAAGAAGAAAAAACACTTTCTATCTATAAGTTAATTATGGATGGTGGTTTAGGAGGGCAAATAATTATTGCTTTGCTATTTGTTTTACTAGCTGTGGCGCTATATATTTATTTTGAACGCTTTTTTGCCATAAAATCAGCCTCTAAAGTAGATAAGAATTTTATGAATCAAATTAAAGATTTTGTTTCTAACGGAAATTTAGAATCTGCAAACGCACTTTGTAAAAGTAAAAACACACCAACTGCCCGATTAATTGGTAAAGGGATTTCTAGAATTGGTAAACCTTTAGATGATATCAATACAGCTATAGAAACTGCAGGAAAATTAGAAGTGTATCAACTCGAAAAAAACGTTTCAGTTTTAGCAACAATTGCAGGTGCTGCGCCAATGATTGGTTTTTTAGGAACTGTTATTGGAATGATCATTGCAATTCACGAAATCGCAAATGCTGGTGGGCAAATAGATATAAAGATGCTTTCTGACGGATTATATACAGCAATGACAACAACGGTTGCAGGGTTAATTGTGGGTATTATTGCCTACATAACTTATAATCATTTAGTAGTAAGAACTAATAAAGTAGTGTATCAAATGGAAGCAAAATCGGTTGAGTTTTTAGATTTATTAAACGAGCCAGTATAG
- a CDS encoding ExbD/TolR family protein, which produces MNLRGRNKVDPSFNMSSMTDIVFLLLIFFMLTSTLVTVSAIDVLLPKAGGKTENSKSVAVTISNKSIFYIDKTEVSASSLESEILRSVGTDKKKTIVIRGDKDVPYKNVMKVIDIANKNKLKMILAVKGK; this is translated from the coding sequence ATGAATTTAAGAGGAAGAAATAAAGTAGATCCGTCGTTCAATATGTCTTCAATGACAGATATTGTTTTTCTATTACTGATATTTTTTATGCTAACATCTACTTTAGTAACTGTAAGTGCTATTGATGTTTTATTGCCAAAAGCTGGTGGAAAAACAGAAAACAGTAAATCTGTTGCTGTAACCATTAGCAATAAATCTATTTTTTATATTGATAAAACTGAGGTAAGTGCATCAAGTTTAGAAAGTGAAATCTTAAGAAGTGTCGGTACAGATAAAAAGAAAACCATTGTTATTAGAGGTGATAAAGATGTGCCTTATAAAAATGTAATGAAAGTAATTGATATCGCAAATAAGAATAAATTAAAAATGATTTTAGCTGTAAAAGGGAAATAA
- a CDS encoding energy transducer TonB translates to MPILDTKHKRKSAIITFIILMLLIFGILNYGMQYLDPPEEYGVAINFGDTDYASGEPVLNTKKAPTPEVEAQEEIIEEKVVETPDEIIEEEIITEETVEDVPVVEKVKEVKKEPVKEVVKKEEKPKEKPKPKPKPSKETTDALNSLLNGNVSDGAPKGEGDDGKEGVKGKVNGDPDANKYYGNTGSGSGGNYNLAGRKALSKPKEQPDCQEEGIVVVRIIVNKNGKVIRAVPGVKGSTNTAACLLKPAKEAALKTTWNADDKAPANQTGTIIYKFTLSK, encoded by the coding sequence ATGCCAATATTAGACACAAAACATAAACGAAAATCAGCAATAATAACATTTATAATTTTAATGTTATTGATATTTGGTATTCTAAATTATGGAATGCAATATTTAGATCCGCCAGAAGAATATGGGGTTGCCATTAATTTTGGAGATACTGATTATGCCAGTGGAGAGCCTGTCTTAAATACAAAAAAAGCACCCACTCCAGAAGTTGAAGCGCAAGAAGAAATTATAGAGGAAAAGGTTGTAGAAACTCCTGATGAAATTATCGAAGAAGAAATTATTACTGAAGAAACGGTAGAAGATGTTCCTGTAGTAGAAAAGGTAAAAGAAGTTAAAAAAGAGCCCGTAAAAGAGGTGGTTAAAAAAGAAGAAAAGCCAAAAGAAAAACCGAAACCTAAGCCAAAACCATCAAAAGAAACAACAGATGCGTTAAATAGTTTGTTAAATGGTAACGTTTCTGATGGTGCGCCTAAAGGAGAAGGTGATGATGGTAAAGAAGGTGTAAAAGGAAAAGTAAATGGAGATCCAGATGCCAATAAATATTATGGAAACACAGGTAGCGGTTCTGGAGGGAATTATAATTTAGCGGGTAGAAAAGCTTTGTCGAAACCTAAAGAACAGCCCGATTGTCAAGAAGAAGGTATTGTTGTGGTTCGAATTATAGTAAATAAAAACGGAAAAGTAATTAGAGCAGTTCCAGGGGTAAAAGGTTCTACAAATACAGCTGCTTGTTTATTAAAACCAGCTAAAGAAGCTGCTTTAAAAACAACTTGGAATGCAGATGATAAAGCGCCTGCAAATCAAACAGGAACTATTATTTATAAGTTTACGCTTTCTAAATAA
- a CDS encoding bifunctional folylpolyglutamate synthase/dihydrofolate synthase → MTYKETLTWMFSQLPMYQKEGKTAFKKDLTNILAFSKELDHIENKFKSIHVGGTNGKGSTSHMLASILQEAGYKVGLYTSPHLKNFTERIRINGDEISKEKVTSFIAKHKTFLETEQLSFFEMTVGLAFDYFANEKVDIAIIEVGLGGRLDSTNIITPEISVITNIGLDHTQFLGETLPEIAFEKAGIIKNDIPVVIGEKQDAVKSVFIEKAKSTNSELFFASDSILDYKSDLLGDYQQKNTKTAVLTIQKLKGFTVSEENIKNGLLNVVKNTNLKGRWQILQNDPKVICDTAHNKEGLEIVLHQLKKEEFTKLHIVLGVVSDKKLEEVLPLFPKSAIYYFCKPDIPRGLSEEELQAKAINFDLIGKKYASVKIAYKNALMNANQQDIVYVGGSTFVVAEII, encoded by the coding sequence ATGACGTATAAAGAAACTCTAACTTGGATGTTTTCGCAATTACCTATGTATCAAAAAGAAGGTAAAACAGCATTCAAAAAAGATTTAACCAATATTCTAGCTTTTTCTAAAGAATTAGATCATATAGAAAACAAATTTAAATCCATTCACGTAGGTGGTACAAATGGTAAGGGTTCAACGTCTCATATGTTGGCTTCAATTTTACAAGAAGCAGGTTATAAAGTGGGTTTATATACATCGCCACATTTAAAAAACTTTACTGAGCGAATTCGTATTAATGGTGATGAAATCTCTAAAGAAAAGGTTACCTCATTTATTGCAAAACACAAAACCTTTTTAGAAACAGAACAGCTGTCTTTTTTTGAAATGACAGTGGGTTTAGCCTTCGATTATTTTGCAAATGAAAAAGTAGATATTGCAATTATAGAAGTCGGTTTAGGAGGTAGATTAGACTCTACGAATATTATTACTCCAGAAATTTCTGTAATTACGAACATAGGTTTAGATCATACACAATTTTTAGGTGAAACATTGCCTGAAATTGCTTTTGAAAAAGCAGGAATTATAAAAAATGATATTCCTGTAGTTATAGGTGAAAAACAAGATGCCGTTAAAAGTGTTTTTATAGAAAAAGCGAAATCAACGAATTCAGAGCTCTTTTTTGCTTCGGATAGTATACTAGATTATAAAAGTGATTTGTTAGGAGATTATCAGCAAAAAAACACCAAAACAGCGGTTTTAACCATTCAAAAACTAAAAGGATTTACCGTTTCTGAAGAAAATATTAAAAATGGATTATTGAATGTTGTAAAAAACACCAATTTAAAAGGGAGGTGGCAAATTTTACAAAATGATCCAAAAGTAATTTGTGATACTGCTCATAACAAAGAAGGTTTAGAAATTGTGTTGCATCAATTAAAAAAAGAAGAGTTTACAAAGTTACATATCGTATTAGGTGTGGTTTCTGATAAGAAATTAGAGGAGGTTTTACCTCTTTTTCCAAAATCAGCAATTTATTATTTTTGTAAACCAGATATCCCAAGAGGACTTTCGGAAGAAGAATTGCAAGCAAAAGCAATAAATTTTGATTTAATTGGAAAAAAATATGCATCAGTAAAAATTGCTTATAAAAACGCCTTAATGAATGCAAATCAGCAAGATATAGTTTATGTTGGCGGAAGTACTTTTGTTGTTGCAGAAATAATTTAA
- a CDS encoding sialate O-acetylesterase — translation MNKKHFSIILLLFSTFLHANVELPMLFSDGMVLQRNKPITVWGWAEPNETISILFKDKKTKTKANKFGKWTAELKAEKAGGPFNMTIKGKNTIVLSDVLIGDVWICSGQSNMGFTVNRALNFTEELKDSDYPLIRQFLVNNDMNHIPKEKIKSTQWKLTNHNTLAEFTAVGYFFAKKLHKELGIPIGIINTSWSGTCIETWISKEAFESSDEFIGIAEKIPTVDINIPQENKIKILTNRIEKIQGSKVDNLQEDFFKKKAFNDSNWPEINAPEFWETQELGDLDGTVWMRKSILISKEDTENEALLELAKIDDQDITYVNGVEVGTTNSYNKKRRYKINKNILKEGVNTIAIKITDYQNGGGIWGEKSDLKLTLKNNTIELSGKWKYKVVSVLNSKVSPNKYPSVLYNAMINPLTSYAIHGVLWYQGESNASRAHQYKTAFPLLIQDWRNKWNQGDFPFYFVQLSSFNEANGNSNKGSQWAELREAQDFTNKTVKNTEMVVTTDIGNPTDIHPKNKQDVGKRLAAIVLNKPYNSPTYRSMEIKGDKIILTFDGIGDGLTTTDKYGYLKGFEIAGEDKVFHFAKAYIENGKVVVYNKNIPNPKAVHYGWSDDAGECNLYNKENFPAAPFRTDNWKTITLNNKYTVN, via the coding sequence ATGAATAAAAAACACTTCTCAATCATTTTACTACTTTTCAGTACTTTCCTGCACGCAAATGTAGAATTACCTATGTTATTTTCTGATGGAATGGTTTTACAGAGAAATAAACCCATAACAGTTTGGGGATGGGCAGAACCTAATGAAACCATAAGCATACTTTTTAAGGATAAAAAAACAAAAACTAAAGCCAATAAATTTGGCAAATGGACAGCTGAACTAAAAGCTGAAAAAGCTGGCGGCCCTTTTAACATGACTATTAAAGGTAAAAATACAATTGTTTTAAGTGATGTATTAATAGGAGATGTATGGATTTGTAGCGGGCAATCTAATATGGGTTTTACAGTAAACCGAGCACTTAATTTTACTGAAGAATTAAAAGATTCAGACTACCCTTTAATTCGTCAATTTTTGGTTAATAACGATATGAATCACATCCCTAAAGAAAAAATAAAATCCACCCAATGGAAACTTACAAACCACAACACATTAGCAGAGTTTACTGCTGTAGGTTATTTTTTTGCTAAAAAACTGCATAAAGAATTAGGTATTCCTATCGGTATTATTAATACTTCATGGAGCGGAACTTGTATTGAAACTTGGATTAGTAAAGAAGCTTTTGAATCAAGCGATGAATTTATAGGTATTGCTGAAAAGATACCCACTGTAGACATTAATATTCCTCAAGAAAATAAAATAAAAATATTAACGAATAGAATTGAAAAAATTCAAGGGAGTAAGGTTGACAATTTGCAAGAAGATTTTTTTAAGAAAAAAGCATTTAATGATAGTAATTGGCCAGAAATAAACGCACCAGAGTTTTGGGAAACCCAAGAATTAGGAGATTTAGACGGAACTGTTTGGATGAGAAAATCTATACTAATTTCTAAAGAAGACACTGAAAATGAAGCTCTCTTAGAATTGGCAAAAATCGACGACCAAGATATTACATATGTAAATGGTGTTGAAGTTGGAACTACAAATAGTTACAACAAAAAAAGACGCTATAAAATAAATAAAAACATTTTAAAAGAAGGTGTTAATACGATTGCTATAAAAATAACCGATTACCAAAATGGTGGTGGAATATGGGGAGAAAAGTCTGACTTAAAACTAACTTTAAAAAACAATACTATAGAATTATCTGGCAAGTGGAAATATAAAGTTGTAAGCGTTTTAAATTCTAAAGTTTCGCCAAATAAATACCCTTCAGTATTATACAACGCAATGATTAACCCTTTAACTTCATACGCAATTCATGGTGTATTATGGTATCAAGGAGAATCTAATGCAAGTAGAGCGCATCAATATAAAACTGCATTTCCTTTATTGATACAAGATTGGAGAAACAAATGGAATCAAGGTGATTTTCCTTTCTATTTTGTGCAGTTATCTTCTTTTAACGAAGCTAACGGAAACAGCAATAAAGGCAGTCAATGGGCAGAATTAAGAGAAGCTCAAGATTTCACAAATAAGACTGTTAAAAATACAGAAATGGTTGTAACCACAGATATTGGAAACCCAACTGATATTCATCCAAAAAACAAACAAGATGTAGGAAAACGTTTAGCTGCAATTGTTCTTAACAAACCCTACAATAGTCCTACTTATAGATCTATGGAAATTAAAGGAGATAAGATTATTTTAACTTTTGATGGCATAGGAGACGGATTAACTACTACAGATAAATACGGATATTTAAAAGGGTTTGAAATAGCAGGAGAAGATAAGGTTTTTCATTTTGCAAAAGCATATATCGAAAATGGTAAAGTAGTGGTATATAATAAAAATATACCTAACCCAAAAGCGGTACATTATGGATGGAGCGATGACGCAGGCGAATGCAACCTATATAACAAAGAAAATTTTCCAGCTGCACCTTTTAGAACTGACAATTGGAAAACAATTACTTTAAACAATAAATACACTGTAAATTAA
- a CDS encoding phosphatase PAP2 family protein, giving the protein MKLFTTYFLLLFTIMVSSQNQQKAKNHFQTAGHVFKTSFNTIPNDFVYLGKEFSDDWKKTGYYAAGVLGLIATDKITTKAFQNIEKNIDYRLPNLTPHFLRNSKNMWINNTENTYLTYPIIGIYLGSLITNNEKGQFVGVNAFKAIAYSTLITQVTLKTVFGRNRPEFPLNTNTKGYPFTNNNWDFFNGRENAILLSDPKATGMPSLHVTTYFALAKVLQMEFDNYWVPYSLMTAVFFSNVKGHQHWVSDMVVGGIIGTLIGRSIVRSSWKARGILEKNKNRRISLNYIPKFSSEFTGLKIVGTF; this is encoded by the coding sequence ATGAAATTATTTACTACGTATTTTCTTCTGCTTTTCACCATAATGGTCTCTTCTCAAAATCAGCAAAAAGCAAAAAATCATTTTCAAACAGCTGGTCATGTTTTTAAGACAAGTTTTAATACCATCCCAAATGATTTTGTGTATTTGGGCAAAGAATTCTCTGATGATTGGAAAAAAACGGGCTATTATGCAGCGGGTGTTTTAGGATTAATTGCCACGGATAAAATCACCACCAAAGCCTTTCAAAACATTGAAAAAAATATCGATTACAGATTACCCAACTTAACACCACATTTTCTAAGAAATTCAAAAAATATGTGGATAAACAATACAGAAAATACATATTTAACGTATCCTATTATTGGCATCTATTTAGGATCATTAATTACAAACAATGAAAAAGGACAATTTGTAGGCGTAAATGCATTTAAAGCAATTGCGTATTCTACCTTAATTACTCAAGTTACTTTGAAAACAGTTTTTGGAAGAAACAGACCTGAATTTCCTTTGAACACCAACACCAAGGGATATCCGTTTACCAATAACAACTGGGATTTCTTCAACGGGAGAGAAAATGCAATTTTACTTTCTGACCCTAAAGCAACTGGAATGCCCTCATTACATGTAACTACCTATTTTGCATTAGCAAAAGTTTTACAAATGGAGTTTGATAATTACTGGGTGCCTTATAGCTTAATGACCGCCGTTTTCTTTTCCAACGTAAAAGGACATCAACACTGGGTAAGTGATATGGTTGTTGGTGGTATTATAGGAACTTTAATTGGTCGCTCTATTGTTAGAAGCAGCTGGAAAGCCAGAGGTATTTTAGAAAAAAATAAAAATCGTAGAATCTCTTTGAATTATATTCCTAAATTCTCTTCAGAGTTTACAGGACTTAAAATTGTAGGCACTTTTTAA